In the Corynebacterium suedekumii genome, one interval contains:
- a CDS encoding glycerophosphodiester phosphodiesterase family protein, producing MRIVAHRGYSARYPELTRRAFEAALDLPIHGVECDVRLTLDGEVVVIHDPVIDRVADGRGRVSTHTLPRLRDYNFGTADDPQEVLTLGDLLDMVTEHDDKHIYIETKHPMRYGRILEEQVIRCLQHRGLADDPRIHVMSFAASAIVRMHHLAPQIDRIHLRRKIERWLNPVDTHPGSPTGLGLSLARAHRNPGLIGRYDVPTYMWTVNEPADMRWARDAGVDIIATDEPELALSVLGTG from the coding sequence ATGAGGATCGTCGCCCACCGCGGGTACTCCGCCCGCTACCCCGAGCTGACCCGCCGCGCCTTCGAGGCGGCGCTCGACCTGCCGATCCACGGCGTCGAATGCGACGTCCGCCTGACCCTCGACGGCGAGGTGGTGGTCATCCACGACCCCGTCATCGACCGCGTCGCCGACGGCCGGGGCCGCGTGTCCACGCATACCCTGCCCCGCCTGCGGGACTACAACTTCGGCACCGCCGACGACCCGCAGGAGGTGCTCACCCTCGGCGACCTGCTCGACATGGTCACCGAGCACGACGACAAGCACATCTACATCGAGACCAAGCACCCCATGCGCTACGGCCGCATCCTCGAGGAGCAGGTCATCCGCTGCCTCCAGCACCGGGGTCTGGCCGATGACCCCCGGATCCACGTCATGTCCTTCGCGGCCTCCGCCATCGTCCGCATGCATCACCTGGCTCCGCAGATCGACCGCATCCACCTGCGGCGCAAGATCGAACGCTGGCTCAACCCCGTGGACACCCACCCCGGCAGCCCCACCGGCCTGGGGCTCTCCCTCGCCCGCGCCCACCGTAACCCCGGCCTCATCGGGCGTTACGACGTCCCGACGTACATGTGGACCGTCAACGAACCCGCCGACATGCGCTGGGCCCGCGATGCGGGTGTGGACATCATCGCCACCGACGAGCCCGAACTGGCACTGAGCGTCCTCGGCACCGGGTGA
- a CDS encoding pyruvate kinase, giving the protein MDARLTELIEDVDALIDTLEKAADRQSEAISRVAETHRHGARNLVHYLELRRHDIRKIQGGLAAIGATRLTTTEPAVLPRLQAARNVLSAYAGEDLRFAGSEVSDAFALADDILEDHADLLFGHSSEDTHSRIMVTLPTEAGDDLDLVRGFVEAGMELARINCAHDGPEVWTRMIDHVHTAAEEAGREVKVAMDLAGPKVRTGAIAPGPEVGRARVTRLETGHVLTPAKLWLTPVGAEVPPIPELPGRPTLPLQVDPAWLSRLEVDSTINLHDNRDAKRQFTVTRVIPGEDGAGVPAAVLAEGQRNAYISNSTLLEHDWEKTRVSGVPATEQKLRMHVGDHLILTDDQAPAEPAPGWTPTISCTLPEAVAAIEVGQRVLFDDGSIAATALDKQVDADGHTRITLEVTYASGNGTNLAAYKGINLPETDLPLPSLTDEDIEALRFVAAHAEIANVSFIRNAADVAFLLDTLEQIAGESEDPERVRGLGLVLKIETIPAYENLAQVLLEGMRHANLGIMIARGDLAVELGFERMAEVPRLIAQMAEAAHVPTITATQVLENLAKSGLPSRAEITDAGYALRSEAVMLNKGPHITDAIRILETLSKKLGRSQRKNRQLLRRIGSWVPQEAVSE; this is encoded by the coding sequence GTGGACGCCAGGCTGACAGAACTCATCGAGGACGTCGATGCACTGATCGACACGCTGGAGAAGGCGGCCGACCGCCAGTCGGAGGCCATCTCCCGCGTCGCCGAGACCCACCGCCACGGCGCCCGCAACCTCGTCCACTACCTGGAACTGCGGCGCCACGACATCCGCAAGATCCAGGGCGGACTGGCCGCCATCGGCGCCACCCGCCTGACCACCACCGAACCCGCCGTCCTGCCCCGGCTCCAGGCCGCCCGCAACGTCCTGTCCGCCTACGCCGGCGAGGACCTCAGATTCGCCGGCTCCGAGGTCAGCGACGCCTTCGCCCTCGCCGACGACATCCTCGAGGACCACGCCGACCTCCTCTTCGGGCACTCCTCCGAGGACACCCACTCCCGCATCATGGTCACCCTGCCCACCGAGGCCGGCGACGACCTCGACCTCGTCCGCGGCTTCGTCGAGGCCGGCATGGAACTGGCCCGCATCAACTGCGCCCACGACGGGCCCGAGGTGTGGACCCGGATGATCGACCACGTCCACACCGCCGCCGAGGAGGCCGGCCGGGAGGTCAAGGTAGCCATGGATCTTGCCGGCCCGAAGGTGCGCACCGGGGCCATCGCGCCGGGCCCCGAGGTCGGCCGCGCCCGCGTCACCCGCCTGGAGACCGGGCACGTCCTCACGCCCGCCAAGCTGTGGCTCACCCCGGTCGGCGCGGAGGTCCCGCCCATCCCCGAGCTGCCCGGCCGCCCCACCCTGCCGCTGCAGGTCGACCCCGCCTGGCTGTCCCGCCTCGAGGTGGACTCGACCATCAACCTCCACGACAACCGCGACGCGAAGCGCCAGTTCACCGTCACCCGGGTCATCCCGGGAGAGGACGGTGCAGGGGTGCCCGCAGCCGTCCTCGCGGAGGGCCAGCGCAACGCCTACATCTCCAACTCCACCCTCCTCGAGCACGACTGGGAGAAGACCCGGGTCAGTGGGGTGCCCGCCACCGAGCAGAAGCTGCGCATGCACGTCGGCGACCACCTCATCCTCACCGACGACCAGGCACCCGCCGAACCCGCGCCGGGATGGACCCCGACGATCAGCTGCACCCTCCCCGAGGCGGTCGCCGCCATCGAGGTCGGCCAGCGGGTCCTCTTCGACGACGGGTCCATCGCCGCCACCGCCCTGGACAAGCAGGTCGACGCCGACGGCCACACCCGCATCACCCTGGAGGTGACCTACGCCAGCGGCAACGGCACCAACCTCGCCGCCTACAAGGGCATCAACCTCCCCGAGACCGACCTGCCGCTGCCGAGCCTGACGGACGAGGACATCGAGGCACTGCGCTTCGTGGCGGCGCACGCGGAGATCGCCAACGTCTCCTTCATCCGTAACGCCGCGGACGTCGCGTTCCTCCTGGACACCCTCGAGCAGATCGCCGGCGAATCCGAGGACCCGGAGCGGGTGCGCGGGCTCGGCCTGGTGCTCAAGATCGAGACCATCCCCGCCTACGAGAACCTCGCCCAGGTCCTGCTCGAGGGCATGCGCCACGCCAACCTGGGCATCATGATCGCCCGCGGTGACCTCGCCGTCGAACTCGGCTTCGAGCGGATGGCCGAGGTCCCGCGCCTGATCGCCCAGATGGCGGAGGCCGCGCACGTGCCCACCATCACCGCCACCCAGGTCCTGGAGAATCTGGCCAAGTCGGGCCTGCCGTCGCGGGCGGAGATCACCGACGCCGGCTACGCCCTGCGCAGTGAGGCGGTCATGCTCAACAAGGGCCCGCACATCACCGACGCGATCCGCATCCTGGAGACCCTGTCCAAGAAGCTGGGGCGGTCCCAGCGGAAGAACCGCCAGCTGCTGCGCCGTATCGGCAGCTGGGTTCCCCAGGAAGCGGTCTCGGAATGA
- a CDS encoding L-lactate dehydrogenase — translation MRKTIGNKVVLIGAGDVGVAYAYALVNQGTVDHLAIIDIDAKKLRGNVMDLNHGVVWAGSRTRVTEGTYADCEDAAIVVICAGAAQKPGETRLQLVDKNMNIMKSITDEIMSNGFDGIIIVATNPVDLLTYGVWKYSGLDHHRVIGSGTILDSARYRFMLGELDHTSPMSIHAYIIGEHGDTELPVVSSATVAGVPLSVRAAKEPDFGERIERIFEETRDAAYEIIDAKGSTSYGIGMGLARITKAIIRNQDVALPVSTYLEGEYGVDDVYIGTPAIINRTGVARVVELDLNEHESERFRHSVDTLRAIQEEFFPRQ, via the coding sequence ATGCGCAAGACCATCGGCAACAAAGTGGTGCTCATCGGCGCCGGCGACGTGGGCGTGGCCTACGCCTACGCACTGGTCAACCAGGGCACCGTCGACCACCTGGCCATCATCGACATCGACGCGAAGAAGCTCCGCGGCAACGTCATGGACCTCAACCACGGCGTCGTGTGGGCCGGCTCCCGCACCCGCGTCACCGAGGGCACCTACGCCGACTGTGAGGACGCCGCCATCGTGGTCATCTGCGCCGGCGCCGCCCAGAAGCCGGGCGAGACCCGCCTGCAGCTGGTGGACAAGAACATGAACATCATGAAGTCCATCACCGACGAGATCATGTCCAACGGCTTCGACGGGATCATCATCGTGGCCACCAACCCCGTCGACCTGCTCACCTATGGGGTGTGGAAGTACTCCGGCCTCGACCACCACCGGGTCATCGGCTCCGGCACCATCCTCGACTCCGCCCGCTACCGCTTCATGCTCGGTGAACTCGACCACACCTCGCCGATGTCCATCCACGCCTACATCATCGGCGAACACGGCGACACGGAGCTGCCCGTCGTCTCCTCCGCCACCGTCGCCGGCGTGCCGCTGAGCGTGCGCGCCGCCAAGGAACCCGACTTCGGCGAGCGGATCGAGCGGATCTTCGAGGAGACCCGCGACGCCGCCTACGAGATCATCGACGCCAAGGGCTCCACCTCCTACGGCATCGGCATGGGCCTGGCGCGGATCACCAAGGCCATCATCCGGAACCAGGACGTCGCGCTGCCGGTGTCGACCTACCTGGAGGGTGAGTACGGGGTCGACGACGTTTACATCGGCACCCCGGCGATCATCAACCGCACCGGCGTGGCCCGCGTCGTCGAACTCGACCTCAACGAGCACGAGTCCGAACGATTCCGCCACTCCGTGGACACCCTGCGCGCCATCCAGGAGGAGTTCTTCCCGCGGCAGTGA
- a CDS encoding alpha/beta-hydrolase family protein — MLAEMDRTGAFRRDTIVIQTSAGTGWITDWSVCAYEFLTGGNCATVSMQYSYLPSAVSYVMDRDSPILASRELIEAVLGRIDQMPADDRPKVYVAGESLGGYGIAASFDDLDDLLTRTDGAVFSGSPRFTRLVRELTAARDAGTPERLPVVDGGRHVRFVAHPDHLRRNHSGVNYPHRWRHPRAVIAQHASDPIVWWNLRLVWQRPDWLTEPGSRGVRAPRGQRLDVVHGMRWVPFITAWQVGLDQLTSLHVPGGHGHNYHDEMLWYWDAVLGDHAAVRMTDEIASRAREFIVTDSVRR; from the coding sequence GTGCTCGCGGAGATGGACCGGACGGGGGCGTTCCGACGGGACACCATCGTCATCCAGACCTCCGCCGGCACGGGCTGGATCACCGACTGGTCCGTGTGCGCCTATGAATTCCTCACCGGTGGCAACTGCGCGACGGTGTCCATGCAGTACTCCTACCTGCCCTCGGCGGTGTCCTACGTCATGGACCGTGACTCCCCGATCCTCGCCTCCCGCGAGCTCATCGAGGCGGTGCTCGGCCGTATCGACCAGATGCCCGCCGACGACCGTCCGAAGGTCTACGTCGCCGGCGAGTCCCTCGGCGGCTACGGCATCGCCGCGTCCTTCGACGACCTGGATGACCTGCTCACGCGTACCGACGGCGCCGTGTTCTCCGGTTCCCCCCGCTTCACCCGGCTCGTCCGGGAGCTGACCGCCGCCCGGGACGCCGGCACCCCGGAGCGCCTGCCCGTCGTCGACGGCGGGCGACATGTCCGCTTCGTCGCCCACCCCGATCACCTGCGCAGAAACCACAGTGGCGTGAACTACCCCCACCGTTGGCGCCACCCACGGGCGGTCATCGCCCAGCATGCCTCCGACCCGATCGTGTGGTGGAATCTGCGTCTGGTGTGGCAGCGGCCCGACTGGCTCACCGAACCCGGCTCCCGTGGCGTGCGGGCGCCCCGCGGGCAGCGTCTCGACGTCGTCCACGGCATGCGCTGGGTGCCCTTCATCACCGCCTGGCAGGTGGGCCTGGACCAGCTGACCTCACTCCACGTTCCCGGCGGCCACGGACACAACTACCACGACGAGATGCTCTGGTACTGGGACGCCGTGCTCGGCGACCACGCGGCGGTACGCATGACCGACGAGATCGCGTCCCGGGCGCGCGAGTTCATCGTGACGGATTCGGTCAGGAGGTGA
- a CDS encoding alkaline phosphatase D family protein encodes MTELTRRQTTRQITRRSLLQGSLIAGAAAVAPSSLSQVQATGLQSYTDADLAELHAPVPYADAEHHVFMHGVASGDPLPTSVILWTRVTPTPEAVPGSGAGPAVRVGWEVATTPEFTEVVRSGVATATAATDHTVHVDPFGLAPDTVYFYRFTVLDGEHAGRVSRLGRTRTAPPDDAIPGQVRLAVCSCANFESGYFGAYSDIARRAWADEIDVVVHLGDYIYEYASGEYAGKYGVVRPHVPTWEIRTLPDYRSRHGHYRRDAALQDAHAAAPWVVTWDDHEIANDAWSGGAVNHGDVHGEWGTRRDAAMQAYLEWLPVRGTSPSRGGHIYRTLRFGRLAELHMLDLRSYRSAPGVLRQGQRTSADRTIMGSEQFTWLSQRLATTDVRWNLVGTSVMMAPLNLVNVEQVVRRPLLDMVGVDIAGTPVNADQWDGYAADRDRLLGQLGTQHGHGRTVFLTGDIHSEWANHILIDDRVIAAELVCTSVTAPNVDEILRLEEGNVVSRAAEGHVLAQNPHITHVNLDVHGFSTLTVTADGADMAWHRVRDVHLAGTGVDDGPRMRYDGARLTAAVTS; translated from the coding sequence GTGACGGAATTGACCCGGCGGCAGACCACCAGGCAGATCACCCGACGGAGCCTGTTGCAGGGCTCCCTCATCGCCGGTGCCGCCGCGGTCGCCCCGAGTTCCCTCAGTCAGGTGCAGGCCACCGGCCTCCAGTCCTACACCGACGCGGACCTGGCGGAGCTCCATGCCCCAGTGCCATACGCGGACGCCGAGCATCATGTGTTCATGCACGGGGTGGCCTCGGGTGACCCGCTGCCGACGTCGGTGATCCTGTGGACGCGGGTGACCCCGACCCCGGAGGCGGTACCGGGATCGGGCGCGGGTCCCGCGGTGCGGGTCGGGTGGGAGGTCGCCACCACCCCGGAGTTCACGGAGGTGGTCCGCAGCGGGGTCGCCACCGCGACGGCCGCGACGGATCACACCGTCCACGTCGATCCTTTCGGCCTGGCGCCGGACACGGTGTACTTCTACCGATTCACCGTGCTGGACGGGGAGCACGCCGGCCGGGTCTCCCGCCTCGGGCGCACCAGGACGGCACCGCCGGACGACGCCATACCCGGGCAGGTACGGCTGGCGGTCTGTTCGTGCGCGAACTTCGAGTCCGGCTACTTCGGCGCCTATTCCGACATCGCGCGGCGGGCGTGGGCGGATGAGATTGACGTGGTGGTCCACCTGGGTGACTACATCTACGAGTACGCGTCGGGGGAGTACGCGGGGAAGTACGGGGTGGTACGCCCGCATGTGCCCACCTGGGAGATTCGCACGCTGCCGGACTACCGTTCCCGGCACGGCCACTACCGGCGGGACGCGGCCCTGCAGGACGCGCACGCGGCGGCGCCGTGGGTGGTGACGTGGGACGATCATGAGATCGCCAATGACGCCTGGTCGGGTGGTGCGGTCAACCACGGCGACGTCCACGGCGAGTGGGGTACCCGGCGGGACGCCGCGATGCAGGCCTACCTGGAGTGGTTGCCGGTGCGGGGCACGTCGCCGTCGCGGGGCGGTCACATCTACCGCACGCTGCGGTTCGGCCGGTTGGCGGAGCTGCACATGCTGGACCTGCGGTCCTACCGGAGCGCGCCGGGGGTGCTGCGGCAGGGGCAGCGGACGAGTGCGGACCGGACGATCATGGGGTCGGAGCAGTTCACGTGGCTCTCCCAGCGCCTGGCCACGACGGATGTGCGGTGGAATCTCGTCGGCACGTCGGTGATGATGGCCCCGCTCAACCTGGTCAACGTCGAGCAGGTGGTGCGCCGTCCCCTGCTGGACATGGTCGGCGTGGACATCGCGGGTACCCCGGTCAACGCGGACCAGTGGGACGGGTATGCGGCGGACCGGGACCGGCTGCTCGGTCAGCTCGGCACGCAGCACGGTCACGGCCGCACCGTGTTCCTCACGGGGGACATCCACTCGGAATGGGCGAACCACATTCTTATCGACGACCGCGTCATCGCCGCCGAGCTCGTCTGCACCTCCGTCACCGCCCCGAACGTCGACGAGATTCTCCGGCTCGAGGAGGGCAACGTCGTCTCCCGCGCCGCCGAGGGTCACGTGCTCGCCCAGAATCCCCACATCACCCACGTCAACCTCGACGTCCACGGTTTCAGCACGCTCACCGTCACCGCCGACGGTGCGGACATGGCGTGGCACCGCGTCCGTGACGTCCACCTCGCCGGCACCGGTGTCGACGACGGCCCCAGGATGCGTTACGACGGCGCGCGGCTCACCGCCGCGGTCACCTCCTGA